Proteins from a single region of Mytilus trossulus isolate FHL-02 chromosome 2, PNRI_Mtr1.1.1.hap1, whole genome shotgun sequence:
- the LOC134706269 gene encoding coiled-coil domain-containing protein 148-like, protein MTSKQVDPFVMQYTSHDTDTLVNKATNGVRSNKYKAVDYDKLRLLAAEKKFSAHKSLLKVKKIEQLSKQTKENTLLKQHKLVWNKELIRLNNLRKRLQSDIDVHRGVNLTPGNQCCSLFEDFEDFEASLDIEFAKFKASTTQPVWNLREDLQYWLQENMEDLRMGSPDTVQKHNEIQCTIDNVKGQQKMVLEKLHHQQICLEQELGMGFLATITPNEDSQKVHVEGGIPEEAYDLECSDFDLKVSVLQEFILMDEKFRERLKYLEDEHSKILKLGRNGGWLDDDHYVFTVIYEQYPHEMKNRRKMIMDRLQRHLPKKLRADLVSHEEWCDSNKYFRERKKALMVAWQKGRSALYHKAESIFTESEMAAELDEVKAEYNCKQRQVREVLHQKIRNFREQQMEALIIQHKMESEKLQAVRERLKMEAELETKKRAHEKEQVAKFHEEIEKKQQKQAEKDQKRYDELQAQLAEQAIFDQERIKYRAEQLDAKIEERKYLEEEKKQAEIEKEERLEALREQVRVVAESDPHRILQQTEAWQNRYAENEDDIDIQKPLFNVIGFTSKQITSDPRMKLEARLRDAGLHNTDYARQIMSKVPPPQPPRRDMESTVFKKNLNNT, encoded by the exons ATGACATCCAAGCAAGTGGATCCTTTTGTCATGCAGTACACTTCTCATGACACAG acaCACTTGTAAACAAAGCTACGAATGGGGTTAGAAGTAATAAATATAAAGCTGTTGATTATGACAAGTTACGACTACTTGCTGCAGAGAAAAAGTTTTCAGCTCATAAGTCTCTTCTAAAGGTGAAGAAAATAGAACAATTGTCTAAACAAACCAAGGAAAATACTCTCCTTAAACAACATAAACTTGTGTGGAATAAAGAACTGATACGACTTAACAATTTACGTAAACGACTACAATCAGACATAGATGTTCATAGAGGAGTTAACCTGACTCCAGGAAACCAATGTTGTTcattatttgaagattttgaagacTTTGAAGCATCTTTAGATATAGAGTTTGCTAAGTTTAAAGCAAGCACCACACAACCAGTATGGAATCTAAG AGAAGATCTGCAGTATTGGTTACAAGAAAATATGGAAGATTTACGAATGGGCTCACCTGACACAGTGCAAAAACATAATGAAATTCAGTGTACCATTGATAATGTAAAGGGACAACAAAAAATGGTGCTGGAAAAATTACATCATCAACAGATTTGTCTAGAGCAGGAATTAGGAATGG GATTTCTTGCTACAATAACTCCAAATGAAGACAGTCAGAAGGTTCATGTAGAAGGTGGTATTCCAGAGGAAGCTTATGATCTTGAGTGTTCAGACTTTGATCTCAAAGTCTCAGTCTTACAAGAGTTTATTCTTATGGATGAAAAGTTCAGAGAAAGGTTAAAATATCTTGAAGATGAAcattctaaaattttaaa GTTAGGAAGGAATGGGGGCTGGTTAGATGATGACCACTATGTATTCACTGTGATTTATGAGCAGTATCCACATGAGATGAAAAATAGACGTAAAATGATCATGGACAGATTACAGCGACATCTACCAAAGAAACTTAGAGCTGATTTG GTGTCACATGAAGAATGGTGtgattctaacaaatattttcgTGAAAGAAAGAAAGCTTTAATGGTGGCTTGGCAGAAAGGAAGATCAGCCTTGTATCACAAAGCGGAGTCAATTTTCACTGAGTCTGAGATGGCTGCTGAGTTAGATGAAGTTAAAGCTGAGTATAACTGTAAACAGAGACAAGTCAGAGAAGTCCTGCATCAAAAG ATTCGCAATTTCAGAGAACAGCAAATGGAAGCTTTGATAATTCAACATAAAATGGAATCTGAAAAACTTCAAGCTGTTAGAGAAAGACTTAAAATGGAGGCAGAATTAGAGACAAAGAAAAGAGCTCATGAGAAAGAacaa GTAGCCAAATTCCATgaagaaattgaaaagaaacaacaaaaacaagcaGAGAAAGATCAAAAGAGATATGACGAGTTGCAGGCACAACTTGCTGAACAAGCCATATTTGATCAAGAAAG gATTAAATATAGAGCCGAACAACTAGATGCAAAAATTGAGGAGAGAAAatatttagaagaagaaaaaaagcaagcagaaatagaaaaagaagaaagacTTGAGGCATTAAGAGAGCAG GTACGAGTTGTAGCTGAAAGTGATCCACACAGAATATTACAACAAACTGAG GCATGGCAGAATAGGTATGCTGAAAATGAAGACGACATTGACATACAGAAGCCGTTGTTCAATGTCATAGGGTTTACATCTAAACAG ATAACATCAGATCCACGTATGAAGTTAGAAGCCAGATTAAGGGATGCTGGATTACACAACACAGATTATGCTCGGCAGATAATGTCTAAAGTTCCACCTCCCCAACCACCAAGGAGAGATATGGAATCTacagtgtttaaaaaaaacttgaacaaCACATGA